A stretch of Rhodoferax potami DNA encodes these proteins:
- a CDS encoding feruloyl-CoA synthase codes for MSDMQLPTPRYRETKFGVTRITVTDGAPGVRYLQADLALGAYARRIADYLVHWAEITPEQTFLARRRQLPDGTTGEWLHITYAQALESARSIGQALLDRGLSPERPVVILSENSLEHAMMALGCLYAGVPYCPVSPAYATVSQDYEKLRHVMDTLTPGLVFVADASRYGAGFAATVGPDVEVVAAAGHMQGRAATFYASLLATTATPAVDAAMHATGPGTIVKFLFTSGSTKLPKPVINTQRMWCANLQQISLSLPVFAEAPPVLVDWLPWNHTFGGNHNFGLTLQHGGTLYIDDGKPTAALIGETLRNLREIAPTVYFNVPTGFEMIASAMESDEALRTTLLSRLKVFFYSGAGLSQPVWDKLHAIQESAIGERIVMATGLGMTESSPSAMFVNSPDVASGDIGVPVPGMTLKLVEVDGKTEVRYRGPNVTPGYWRTEAATRDAFDEEGYLCTGDAVKWISESDIHRGLRFDGRIAEDFKLSTGTFVSVGPMRAKIVVSGAPYIQDAVITGLNRKEVGALLFLSAACRDVANLPADAPWADVVQSAPVRQRIEAVIDQLAREATGSASRIARALLMVEPPSAEKGEITDKGSLNQRAVLKHRHTLVEGLHDDALPFIIKPTA; via the coding sequence ATGAGCGACATGCAACTCCCCACCCCGCGTTACCGCGAGACCAAATTCGGCGTTACCCGCATTACCGTCACTGACGGCGCGCCCGGCGTCCGGTATCTGCAGGCTGATCTGGCATTGGGTGCCTATGCCCGCCGGATCGCTGACTACCTAGTGCATTGGGCGGAGATCACGCCGGAGCAGACTTTCCTGGCCCGACGCCGGCAGTTGCCGGACGGCACGACCGGCGAATGGCTGCACATCACCTATGCCCAGGCGCTGGAAAGCGCCCGCAGCATCGGGCAGGCGCTATTAGACCGGGGCTTGAGCCCGGAACGGCCAGTCGTCATCCTGAGCGAGAACAGCCTCGAGCACGCCATGATGGCGCTGGGTTGCCTGTATGCCGGCGTGCCCTATTGCCCGGTGTCTCCAGCCTATGCCACCGTGAGCCAGGACTACGAGAAGCTGCGCCACGTGATGGACACCCTGACGCCGGGGCTGGTGTTTGTGGCAGATGCATCACGCTATGGCGCTGGCTTCGCCGCCACGGTCGGCCCGGATGTCGAAGTGGTAGCTGCAGCCGGGCACATGCAAGGCCGGGCGGCAACTTTCTACGCGTCCCTGTTGGCCACAACGGCCACGCCCGCTGTGGACGCTGCCATGCATGCCACCGGCCCGGGCACCATCGTGAAGTTCTTGTTCACCAGCGGTTCCACCAAGCTGCCCAAGCCGGTCATCAACACACAGCGCATGTGGTGTGCCAACCTGCAGCAGATCTCCTTGTCCTTGCCCGTGTTTGCCGAAGCACCACCCGTGTTGGTGGACTGGCTGCCCTGGAATCACACGTTTGGTGGCAACCACAATTTCGGGCTCACCCTGCAACACGGTGGCACGCTGTACATCGATGACGGCAAGCCCACTGCGGCGCTTATTGGCGAGACGCTACGTAACCTGCGGGAGATAGCGCCGACGGTGTACTTCAATGTGCCCACCGGCTTCGAGATGATCGCGTCGGCCATGGAGTCGGATGAGGCGTTGCGCACCACCTTGCTGTCGCGCCTGAAGGTGTTCTTCTATTCCGGTGCAGGGTTGTCTCAGCCGGTGTGGGACAAGCTCCACGCTATCCAGGAGTCCGCCATCGGCGAGCGCATTGTGATGGCCACCGGGCTCGGCATGACCGAGTCTTCGCCCTCTGCCATGTTCGTGAACAGCCCGGATGTGGCGTCCGGCGACATCGGCGTGCCGGTGCCGGGCATGACGCTCAAGCTGGTGGAGGTGGATGGCAAAACCGAAGTGCGCTACCGCGGGCCCAACGTGACCCCCGGCTATTGGCGTACCGAGGCTGCCACCCGGGATGCATTTGATGAGGAAGGTTACCTCTGCACTGGCGATGCGGTGAAGTGGATTTCCGAGTCTGATATCCACCGTGGCCTGCGCTTTGATGGCCGGATCGCAGAGGACTTCAAGCTCTCCACGGGTACCTTCGTCAGCGTGGGCCCCATGCGCGCCAAGATCGTGGTGTCGGGCGCGCCCTACATCCAGGACGCGGTGATTACCGGACTGAACCGCAAAGAAGTCGGGGCGCTGCTGTTCTTGTCTGCGGCTTGTCGCGACGTCGCAAATCTTCCTGCGGATGCGCCTTGGGCGGATGTGGTCCAGAGTGCGCCAGTGCGCCAGCGTATAGAGGCTGTTATCGATCAGCTGGCCCGCGAAGCCACAGGCAGTGCAAGCCGCATCGCCCGCGCACTGCTGATGGTGGAGCCACCGTCCGCCGAAAAGGGCGAGATCACCGACAAGGGCTCGCTGAACCAACGGGCTGTCTTGAAACACCGCCACACCTTGGTCGAGGGGCTGCACGACGACGCCCTGCCTTTCATCATCAAACCCACGGCCTGA
- a CDS encoding crotonase/enoyl-CoA hydratase family protein, producing the protein MKTFTQHPDIHFERLGEEQEVAVIRLTRGAKRNALNDGLILALRDLFENMPEGVRSAVIAGEGPHFCAGLDLSELKERDAGQGLHHSRMWHAALERVQYGPVPVIAALQGAVVGGGLELASACHIRVADASTFYALPEGSRGIFVGGGGAVRIPKLIGAARMTDMMLTGRVYNAQDGERIGLAQYLVPEGAAFDKAVELAVRVAQNAPLTNYALMHALPRIAEQPADQGLFTEAMMAAIAQSAPEAKTRLNDFLEGRAAKVRKQD; encoded by the coding sequence ATGAAAACTTTTACGCAACACCCCGATATCCATTTCGAACGCCTCGGTGAGGAACAAGAGGTGGCGGTGATCCGCCTGACCCGCGGCGCCAAGCGCAACGCCCTGAACGACGGACTCATCCTCGCCCTGCGGGATCTGTTCGAAAACATGCCCGAAGGCGTGCGGTCTGCCGTGATCGCCGGCGAGGGGCCGCACTTCTGTGCAGGTCTGGACTTGAGTGAGCTCAAAGAGCGTGATGCCGGCCAGGGCTTGCACCATTCCCGCATGTGGCACGCCGCGCTGGAGCGTGTGCAATACGGGCCCGTTCCTGTGATCGCAGCTCTGCAAGGCGCCGTGGTGGGTGGGGGCTTGGAGTTGGCAAGCGCTTGCCACATTCGAGTTGCGGATGCATCCACTTTCTATGCTTTGCCGGAGGGTTCCCGCGGCATTTTTGTGGGCGGCGGCGGTGCGGTGCGCATTCCCAAATTGATCGGTGCGGCCCGTATGACCGACATGATGCTCACCGGCCGTGTGTACAACGCGCAGGATGGTGAGCGCATTGGTCTTGCGCAATACCTGGTGCCGGAAGGTGCTGCCTTCGACAAGGCCGTTGAGCTGGCGGTGCGAGTGGCGCAGAACGCACCTCTGACGAACTACGCCCTGATGCACGCCTTGCCGCGCATTGCAGAGCAACCGGCCGACCAAGGGCTGTTCACTGAAGCCATGATGGCCGCTATTGCCCAGAGCGCACCGGAAGCCAAGACCCGTCTGAACGACTTCTTGGAAGGCCGTGCCGCCAAGGTACGCAAGCAGGACTGA
- a CDS encoding amidohydrolase family protein, giving the protein MDYKNLRAIDIHTHAEVSCWNPFDNYGEEYDRAADKYFKNGRRPTIAETVAYYREQKVGLVMFTVDAESKMGRRRIPNEEIAEAAKANSDMMTAFASIDPHKGKMGAREARKLIEEHGIKGFKFHPTVQAYHPYDKMAWPIYEVIAEYGMPAIFHTGHSGIGSGMRCGGGLRLEYSNPMHLDDVAIDFPDMQIVMAHPSFPWQDEALSVATHKPNVWIDLSGWSPKYFPKQLVQYANTLLKDRVLFGSDYPLITPERWMKDFQEAGFKPEVMPGILKDNAVRLLRLDPTAVAGE; this is encoded by the coding sequence ATGGACTACAAAAACCTGCGCGCCATCGATATCCACACCCACGCGGAAGTGAGTTGCTGGAACCCGTTTGACAACTACGGCGAGGAGTACGACCGCGCCGCCGACAAGTACTTCAAAAACGGGCGACGCCCCACGATTGCAGAAACCGTGGCCTATTACCGCGAACAGAAAGTCGGCTTGGTGATGTTCACCGTGGACGCCGAGTCCAAAATGGGCCGCCGCCGCATTCCCAACGAAGAGATTGCCGAAGCCGCCAAAGCTAATAGCGACATGATGACGGCCTTTGCCAGCATCGACCCGCACAAAGGCAAGATGGGTGCGCGCGAGGCGCGCAAGCTGATCGAGGAGCACGGCATCAAGGGCTTCAAGTTCCACCCCACGGTGCAGGCCTACCACCCCTACGACAAGATGGCTTGGCCCATTTACGAGGTGATCGCCGAATACGGCATGCCGGCCATTTTCCACACCGGCCACAGTGGCATCGGCAGCGGCATGCGCTGCGGCGGCGGACTGCGGCTCGAATACAGCAACCCCATGCACCTCGACGATGTGGCCATCGACTTCCCGGACATGCAAATCGTCATGGCCCACCCCAGCTTCCCATGGCAAGACGAGGCCTTGAGCGTGGCCACCCACAAGCCCAACGTCTGGATTGACCTGTCGGGCTGGAGCCCCAAATACTTTCCCAAGCAACTGGTGCAATACGCCAACACCCTGCTCAAAGACCGCGTCTTGTTCGGCTCGGACTACCCGCTCATCACCCCGGAACGGTGGATGAAAGACTTTCAGGAAGCAGGCTTCAAACCCGAGGTGATGCCCGGCATCCTGAAAGACAACGCGGTGCGCTTGCTGCGCCTCGACCCGACGGCGGTAGCCGGCGAGTAA